AGCGCGCACCCTTGCTCCTTGCATAGCAGGCGGAATGGGCCATCGCATACTCCTGCCATAGGGGCAAGGACCAGTGGGTTTGCGATTATCACATCACGTACGCTGAAAGGTCTATTCAGGCACAGGCTTGACATTCTTTGCCCCATTCGATTTCATCTTCCGGAGTTGCCCCGCCACAGCGCGGTCCACCTCTGCCACCAGGGCCACTCCATCCTCGCGGAACTCCTCGGAGATGACCCGCCCCTTGCGCTTGATCAGGGCCATCATAGGATCATTGTACGAAAGGACGGTGTCGATTCTGATCCACCTGCCCGACAACTCATCGGATATCATCTGGGCAAGCTGAGAAGCGCCCTCCCCAGTGTGTGCTGATACGGCCACCGATACTGGATACGAGTGACGGAGCCGATCAATCGTGGGCGCTGATTCCGGCAGATCGCACTTATTAAGTACAGTTATCACCGGATGGTCCGCAGCCCCGATCTCGTCTAGAACGCCAAACACAGCGGAGCAGTGCTCGACGGCCTTTGGGTGCCCTGCATCCACAACGTGGAGAAGCAGATCTGCCTCTACCACTTCCTCAAGGGTAGCCCTGAACGCTACGATGAGGTGGTGCGGCAGTTTCTGTATGAATCCCACGGTATCGGTGAGCAGCACCGCCTGGCCGGAAGGCATTGTGTATCGGCGAGTCGTGGGGTCGAGCGTCGCGAACAGCTTGTCCTCCACCAGAACGTCTGAGCCTGTCAAGGCATTCAACAGGCTCGATTTGCCTGCGTTGGTGTAGCCTATCAGAGCCACAACCGGCAGCTCTGCATCACGCCGCCTCTGCCGCTGCACTCCCCTGCGCTGCCTCACATCGTCGATCTCTCGCTTAACGGCGGCGATCCGAGATCTCGTTGTCCTCCGGTCCACCTCGAGCTTAGTTTCACCTGGCCCGCGAGTGCCAATCCCGCCTCCGAGCCGAGAGAGCTCGACGCCGTGCCCTGTGAGCCTGGGCAGCGCGTACTGAAGCTGGGCCAGTTCAACCTGGAGCTTACCTTCGGACGTCGCCGCACGCTGGGCGAAAATGTCGAGAATGAGCTGGGTTCTGTCGATTACCCGCACCTTGGCGGTCTCCTCAAGGTTTCTCTGCTGAGCTGGCGTAAGCTCATCATCGACGACGACAAGATCCGCACCTGTGGCAGAGCACAGAGCCTCGATCTCCTTCGCCTTTCCGACGCCGATGTAGTAGCCTGGGTCCGGTTTCTGCTTCCGCTGAGTGACTCGGGCGACCACACGCCCGCCGGCCGTCTCCAGCAGGCGCTCAAGCTCATCCATGGACTCATCCACGTCCCATCCAGATAGAGCCGCGGCGTCAAGCCCAACAAGAATGGCCCTCTCTCTGCCGTCCTCACCACCATGATCGCCAGGTTCTCCAAGGCTGTATTCTGTGTTCAATCAATCACCCCACGTGAAAGTTGGGCTGGTTTCGCTGATAGATGATGCGCAGCCCGATAAGCGTAAGAAATGGGTTCACCTCATCGATCTCCCGAGATTCCGCGGCGATCAGCTCGGCGAGTCCGCCTGTGGCCACAACCTTCGGGTGCCCTCCGAGCTCTGGCTTCATGCGGCGGACTATCTCATCAACCTGCCCCACAAACCCGAATATGATCCCCGATTGCATACTCGCCACGGTGTTCTTGCCGATTACCGACTGTGGTTTCGTAAGCTCAATACGCGGGAGACGCGCGGCCCTCGAGAAGAGGGCTTCGCTTGAGATCATCACGCCGGGGGCAATGGCGCCTCCAAGGTAGTCGCCTGTCGCTGTGATTGCGCAGAAGGTGGTGGCAGTGCCGAAATCCACGATGATAACCGGGCCGCCGTAGGTTTCGTACGCCGCCACTGCGTTCACGATCCTGTCGGCTCCGACCTCTTTGGGGTTCTCATACCTGATGCAGATGCCAGTCCGTACTCCCGGACCAACCA
The sequence above is a segment of the Clostridia bacterium genome. Coding sequences within it:
- a CDS encoding type III pantothenate kinase yields the protein MILAIDVGNTNTVLGVYEGQELLADFRISTDRNKTADEYGILILQLLDYSKLDRTAVSGVIVSSVVPPIVPTFEKMSRHYFACEPIMVGPGVRTGICIRYENPKEVGADRIVNAVAAYETYGGPVIIVDFGTATTFCAITATGDYLGGAIAPGVMISSEALFSRAARLPRIELTKPQSVIGKNTVASMQSGIIFGFVGQVDEIVRRMKPELGGHPKVVATGGLAELIAAESREIDEVNPFLTLIGLRIIYQRNQPNFHVG
- the hflX gene encoding GTPase HflX — protein: MNTEYSLGEPGDHGGEDGRERAILVGLDAAALSGWDVDESMDELERLLETAGGRVVARVTQRKQKPDPGYYIGVGKAKEIEALCSATGADLVVVDDELTPAQQRNLEETAKVRVIDRTQLILDIFAQRAATSEGKLQVELAQLQYALPRLTGHGVELSRLGGGIGTRGPGETKLEVDRRTTRSRIAAVKREIDDVRQRRGVQRQRRRDAELPVVALIGYTNAGKSSLLNALTGSDVLVEDKLFATLDPTTRRYTMPSGQAVLLTDTVGFIQKLPHHLIVAFRATLEEVVEADLLLHVVDAGHPKAVEHCSAVFGVLDEIGAADHPVITVLNKCDLPESAPTIDRLRHSYPVSVAVSAHTGEGASQLAQMISDELSGRWIRIDTVLSYNDPMMALIKRKGRVISEEFREDGVALVAEVDRAVAGQLRKMKSNGAKNVKPVPE